In the Arthrobacter zhaoxinii genome, one interval contains:
- a CDS encoding phosphotransferase family protein, giving the protein MGTIENRTLHALVDAAVEGLPPAVQAAPRSIVEIGSAHVVVLLDGNAAVRIGRDPGMAPAMRKRQQLVDSIPESVGFLLPRSLGPVVELEGLSAVATRLIPGGPCPAGDGDPGQLQELLRSVSSIPAEPLEGLLAEPLAFCGGSDWYRIQCEEVLPRLDQDVQGRAADAVAALANLEPVREVFAHGDLAGHNVFWEGNRIVGVLDWDLASRSDRSTDLACIGAWNGWDNLPLIASSPEVRRAAVRRNTFRLQQVAFALLNGRPADEIGKAVTRANTWLRERL; this is encoded by the coding sequence ATGGGGACAATCGAGAACCGCACTTTGCATGCACTCGTGGATGCCGCCGTCGAAGGGCTGCCCCCGGCGGTGCAGGCGGCTCCTCGGTCGATTGTGGAAATTGGATCGGCTCATGTTGTGGTCCTGCTGGACGGCAACGCCGCCGTGCGGATCGGACGGGATCCGGGCATGGCACCGGCTATGCGGAAGCGGCAGCAGCTGGTGGACAGCATTCCGGAATCGGTCGGCTTCCTCCTCCCCCGGTCCCTGGGACCCGTCGTGGAGCTCGAGGGGCTTTCGGCTGTCGCGACCCGGCTGATCCCGGGCGGGCCCTGTCCGGCAGGTGACGGCGACCCCGGCCAGCTGCAGGAGCTGCTCCGCTCGGTCTCCTCCATTCCCGCGGAGCCGCTCGAGGGATTGCTGGCCGAGCCCCTGGCCTTCTGCGGAGGCTCGGACTGGTACCGGATCCAGTGTGAAGAGGTTCTGCCGCGTCTTGATCAGGACGTTCAGGGGCGGGCTGCGGATGCGGTCGCCGCCTTGGCGAACCTCGAACCGGTCCGCGAGGTCTTTGCCCACGGCGATCTCGCAGGACACAACGTGTTCTGGGAAGGGAACCGCATAGTCGGAGTACTGGATTGGGATCTGGCGTCCCGGAGCGACCGCTCCACGGATCTTGCCTGCATCGGTGCCTGGAATGGATGGGACAACCTGCCGCTGATTGCCAGCTCCCCGGAGGTGCGCCGTGCTGCGGTCCGGCGGAACACGTTCCGGCTGCAGCAGGTCGCGTTCGCTTTACTGAACGGCCGGCCAGCGGACGAGATCGGGAAAGCGGTCACCCGGGCCAACACCTGGCTCCGGGAAAGGTTGTAA
- a CDS encoding NAD-dependent epimerase/dehydratase family protein, whose protein sequence is MKQAVILGGTGVLGQAIAHRLLESGWEVRVTGRSASKMPAALRQAGAAFVSSDGRSARDLAHAIGPGADLLVDAACYTAVDAELLLPHLASIGSAVMLSSKAVYIDDAGNHVNSDVAPRFERPVQESQQTMKPSHGNYDSREGYGANKVAAEQVLLDSGHPVTVIRASKVHGAGAVRPREWMFVKRVLDRRPAVFLAGNGAGGDHTTAAVNTAALVETVAGRPGRRILNSADPDAPTAREIARTVAAYLGHDWEEILLGATDDPGLGAHPWDLTPPLVLDTQASLALGYRPVGTYAETVPAAVDWLLASPANQPAGGDPFFTYYIDYAREDAYLAAR, encoded by the coding sequence ATGAAACAGGCAGTCATTCTCGGAGGGACGGGTGTCCTCGGGCAAGCCATAGCGCACCGCCTGCTGGAATCCGGGTGGGAGGTGCGGGTGACCGGCCGGAGCGCTTCGAAAATGCCGGCGGCACTCCGGCAAGCCGGGGCGGCATTCGTGTCGTCGGACGGGCGCAGTGCCCGCGACCTGGCGCACGCGATCGGTCCAGGCGCTGATCTGCTGGTCGACGCCGCCTGCTACACGGCCGTCGACGCCGAACTGCTCCTTCCCCATCTGGCGTCGATCGGCTCGGCGGTAATGCTGTCCAGCAAAGCGGTCTACATCGACGACGCCGGCAACCACGTCAATTCCGACGTCGCGCCTCGCTTCGAGCGTCCCGTGCAGGAAAGCCAGCAAACCATGAAGCCGTCCCACGGCAACTACGATTCCCGTGAGGGCTACGGGGCCAACAAGGTGGCGGCCGAGCAGGTGCTCCTGGACAGCGGGCATCCGGTGACGGTCATCCGTGCCTCGAAGGTCCACGGTGCCGGCGCCGTAAGGCCGCGGGAATGGATGTTCGTCAAGCGCGTCCTGGACCGTCGGCCCGCGGTCTTCCTCGCCGGCAACGGTGCCGGCGGCGATCACACCACCGCTGCCGTCAACACCGCGGCCCTGGTCGAAACGGTTGCCGGCCGGCCGGGCCGTCGGATCCTCAACAGCGCGGACCCCGACGCCCCCACCGCCCGGGAGATTGCCCGCACCGTCGCGGCGTACCTGGGCCACGACTGGGAGGAGATCCTCCTCGGGGCCACTGACGATCCCGGCCTCGGCGCGCATCCCTGGGATCTCACGCCGCCGCTGGTCCTCGACACCCAAGCCTCGCTGGCCCTGGGCTACCGCCCGGTGGGCACCTATGCGGAGACCGTTCCGGCCGCCGTCGACTGGCTCCTGGCTTCACCAGCCAATCAGCCCGCCGGCGGGGATCCGTTCTTCACGTATTACATCGACTACGCCCGCGAGGACGCCTACCTAGCCGCACGCTGA
- a CDS encoding alpha-hydroxy acid oxidase, with product MHDDDARQPVRNGSAITKVERNGRMGNTMQWNAGQALNDLEQAAKAALPEYVYGYFAGTAGGGESVQDAAAQWGDVRFRPRAFTRTSSRGTATSVLGVPLQTPVLAAPMAQQNAATPLAELATARAVRRTGSLLGVSTNTSVPFAKIAAEGVPWWFQVYVMKDRGLSDALVERAAAAGARALLLTVDTTRLSSGGLIIDPLLWPEVPGKTRLANLLEEDLSGLPGGATEAAGDLTLDVISDLRERSGLEVVVKGILRGDDARRAVDAGAAGVLVSTHGGRRLGRSVTSIQALPEVVQAVGGDCEVYVDSGIRTGDHIAASLAMGARAVFVGRPMLWGLATGGEDGAAAVLGGLTEELRATMAGIGADSIADITADLL from the coding sequence GTGCACGACGACGACGCGCGGCAGCCGGTGCGCAACGGCAGCGCAATCACGAAGGTTGAGCGGAACGGAAGGATGGGGAACACCATGCAGTGGAATGCCGGACAGGCGTTAAACGATTTGGAACAGGCGGCAAAAGCCGCACTTCCGGAGTACGTGTACGGCTACTTCGCCGGGACTGCCGGCGGCGGCGAATCCGTACAGGATGCAGCCGCCCAGTGGGGTGATGTCAGGTTCCGTCCGCGGGCGTTCACCCGGACGTCCTCACGGGGAACCGCGACGTCCGTATTGGGCGTGCCGCTCCAGACGCCCGTCCTGGCGGCGCCGATGGCACAGCAGAACGCAGCGACGCCCCTGGCGGAACTCGCCACTGCGCGTGCAGTGCGCCGCACCGGATCGCTGCTGGGAGTCTCCACCAATACATCGGTACCGTTCGCGAAGATCGCGGCAGAAGGGGTGCCGTGGTGGTTTCAGGTGTACGTCATGAAAGACCGTGGCCTGTCCGATGCCCTGGTTGAACGGGCTGCTGCCGCCGGCGCCAGGGCGCTTCTCCTCACCGTGGACACGACACGGCTGTCCTCGGGCGGACTAATCATCGATCCGCTGCTGTGGCCGGAGGTACCGGGCAAGACGAGGCTGGCCAACCTCCTGGAAGAGGATCTATCCGGACTTCCCGGCGGCGCCACGGAGGCAGCGGGGGACCTGACGCTGGACGTCATCAGTGACCTGCGCGAACGTTCGGGTCTTGAGGTGGTGGTCAAGGGGATCCTGCGCGGCGATGATGCCCGCAGGGCGGTCGATGCGGGAGCCGCCGGCGTGCTCGTGTCAACGCATGGCGGCCGTCGGCTCGGCAGATCGGTAACGTCCATCCAGGCGCTGCCCGAGGTGGTCCAGGCCGTCGGCGGTGACTGCGAGGTCTACGTCGACAGCGGTATCCGCACCGGGGACCATATTGCGGCGTCCCTGGCCATGGGCGCACGCGCCGTTTTTGTCGGACGGCCCATGCTGTGGGGACTGGCTACCGGCGGAGAGGACGGTGCAGCAGCCGTCCTGGGTGGACTCACCGAGGAACTGCGCGCCACCATGGCCGGTATCGGTGCGGACAGCATCGCGGACATTACCGCGGACCTGCTGTAG
- a CDS encoding EthD family reductase, giving the protein MPTKITFVIDNPADPDAFETAYKGIADSAKQLPKLRRYEAGKVWPKENGSPTPAHRTLDLYFDSYEDASAAVTTPHAADLFGQLKASGTTFIALFSEVEEG; this is encoded by the coding sequence ATGCCCACCAAGATCACGTTCGTCATTGACAACCCCGCCGACCCCGACGCGTTTGAGACTGCCTACAAAGGCATCGCGGACAGCGCCAAGCAGCTCCCGAAGCTGCGTCGCTACGAGGCCGGCAAGGTCTGGCCGAAGGAAAACGGCTCACCCACCCCTGCCCACCGGACGCTTGACCTGTACTTCGACAGCTATGAGGACGCCTCGGCGGCCGTGACAACACCTCACGCTGCGGACCTCTTCGGTCAGCTGAAGGCCAGCGGGACCACCTTCATCGCCCTGTTCTCGGAGGTGGAAGAGGGCTAA
- a CDS encoding excinuclease ABC subunit UvrA yields the protein MVEPAPVHSMGPPSAVVQIRGARVHNLKDVDVNVPLDRLVAVAGVSGSGKSSLAMGVLYAEGSRRYIEALSTYTRRRMAHAARAAVDSVRHVPAALALRQRPGVPGVRSTFGTSTELLNVLRLMFSRLGSHLCPNGHRLSPTIDVAAGKELVCPECGAAFPPPGAESLAFNSAGACPACEGTGTVREVDDAALVPDPSKTIHDGAVAPWRMFGLTMMSRVVAEFGVRTDVPYAELTERERQIVLAGPEEKKHISAATSNGKLFEVNITYRNARLAVQEAMRNATNEAGLARVARFISAHTCPVCQGTRLSRAALGTEVAGINLADVSAKTLDETLIWVPTVVDPLPAEMHPMARMTVSQFEEMARRLVQLGLGYLTLDRAGATLSTGERQRVQLARAVRNETTGVLYVLDEPSIGMHPVNVEGLVGIMRDLLDGGNSVVLVDHDVQVLREADWMIEMGPGSGTEGGSMIAQGPISGITADPASLIGPFLEGSGEPIVRRRAAAEAMYDAGTVHLATVPRFRRTWCPLIRPA from the coding sequence ATGGTTGAACCGGCCCCCGTACACAGCATGGGTCCGCCGTCGGCCGTGGTTCAAATCCGAGGCGCTCGGGTCCACAACCTGAAGGACGTCGACGTCAACGTCCCGCTGGACCGGTTAGTGGCCGTTGCAGGAGTCTCCGGCTCGGGAAAATCCTCGCTCGCCATGGGGGTGCTGTATGCGGAAGGGTCTCGGCGGTACATCGAGGCGCTGTCCACCTATACCAGGCGGCGGATGGCGCACGCCGCCCGCGCGGCCGTCGACTCCGTGCGCCACGTCCCCGCCGCGCTGGCCCTGCGCCAGCGGCCCGGCGTACCCGGGGTCCGTTCGACCTTCGGGACTTCCACGGAGCTGCTGAATGTGCTGCGGCTGATGTTCTCCCGGCTCGGATCCCATCTGTGCCCCAACGGGCACCGCCTGTCCCCGACCATCGACGTCGCCGCAGGCAAGGAACTCGTATGCCCCGAATGCGGGGCGGCCTTCCCTCCGCCGGGCGCGGAGTCCCTGGCCTTTAACTCCGCCGGCGCCTGTCCGGCCTGCGAAGGCACCGGCACGGTCCGGGAGGTGGACGACGCCGCCCTCGTCCCGGACCCGTCCAAAACCATCCACGACGGCGCTGTGGCCCCCTGGCGTATGTTCGGCCTGACCATGATGTCGCGCGTCGTGGCCGAATTCGGTGTGCGCACGGACGTCCCGTACGCCGAACTCACCGAACGTGAGCGGCAGATTGTGCTTGCCGGCCCGGAGGAGAAAAAGCACATCAGCGCAGCGACCAGTAACGGCAAGCTGTTCGAGGTGAACATAACCTACCGCAACGCCCGCCTGGCGGTGCAGGAAGCAATGAGGAACGCTACCAATGAGGCGGGCCTGGCCCGGGTGGCCCGTTTCATTAGCGCGCACACCTGCCCGGTCTGCCAGGGAACGCGCTTGTCCCGGGCAGCGCTGGGGACAGAAGTGGCGGGCATCAACCTCGCTGACGTTTCGGCCAAGACACTGGACGAGACGCTCATCTGGGTGCCGACCGTCGTCGACCCGCTGCCGGCGGAAATGCACCCGATGGCCCGGATGACCGTCTCCCAGTTCGAGGAGATGGCCCGGCGCCTGGTCCAGCTTGGCCTGGGCTACCTTACCCTCGACCGCGCCGGTGCCACGCTATCCACGGGGGAACGGCAGCGGGTGCAGCTCGCCCGCGCGGTGCGCAACGAAACCACCGGGGTACTCTACGTCCTCGATGAACCGTCCATCGGCATGCACCCGGTCAACGTCGAAGGCCTCGTCGGGATCATGCGGGACCTGCTGGACGGCGGGAACTCGGTGGTGCTGGTGGACCATGACGTGCAGGTGCTGCGCGAGGCCGACTGGATGATCGAGATGGGGCCCGGCTCCGGCACCGAGGGGGGGTCCATGATCGCTCAGGGGCCAATCAGCGGGATTACTGCGGATCCTGCTTCACTGATTGGGCCCTTCCTCGAGGGCAGCGGGGAGCCCATAGTCCGCCGACGTGCTGCCGCCGAGGCAATGTACGACGCCGGCACCGTCCACCTGGCAACGGTACCCCGCTTCCGGAGAACGTGGTGTCCGTTGATCCGTCCGGCCTGA
- a CDS encoding excinuclease ABC subunit UvrA, which produces MSVDPSGLTREDVVDATPIGVNIRSTVATYSGILDNLRRAYGATDAARERGLAAGDFSYNTGSLRCPRCEGTGQVVLDVQFLPDVDIPCPDCTGSRYAPAANDVLLDTAGGRFTLPGVLALTVREAYEVLASLPKVRRKLRTLKDLGLGYLTLGEDTPALSGGEAQRLKLAGELGRDQSGTLFILDEPTVGLHPLDTRVLIKVLDRLLAKGATIVVIEHDLDLIANADHVIDLGSGGGEAGGRIIATGTPDDVAANPASSTGRYLRALLQGDG; this is translated from the coding sequence GTGTCCGTTGATCCGTCCGGCCTGACTCGGGAAGACGTGGTGGATGCGACCCCCATTGGCGTGAATATCCGCTCCACCGTCGCCACCTATTCGGGCATCCTCGACAACCTGCGCCGTGCCTACGGCGCCACGGACGCCGCCAGGGAACGGGGGCTGGCGGCGGGGGATTTTTCCTACAACACCGGCTCGTTGCGGTGCCCTCGCTGCGAGGGCACCGGCCAGGTGGTGCTGGATGTCCAGTTCCTGCCCGACGTCGACATACCCTGCCCAGACTGCACCGGTTCCCGGTACGCTCCGGCCGCCAACGACGTCCTGCTGGACACCGCCGGCGGGAGGTTTACGCTGCCGGGTGTCCTGGCCCTGACCGTGCGCGAGGCGTACGAGGTCCTTGCCTCCCTGCCGAAGGTGCGCCGGAAGCTGCGGACCCTGAAGGACCTCGGCCTCGGCTACCTGACGCTGGGGGAGGACACTCCGGCACTATCCGGCGGCGAGGCACAGCGGCTCAAGCTTGCCGGTGAGCTGGGCCGGGACCAGTCCGGCACCCTGTTTATCCTCGACGAGCCCACGGTCGGCCTGCATCCGCTGGACACGCGGGTGCTGATCAAGGTGCTGGACCGGCTCCTGGCCAAGGGCGCCACGATCGTGGTCATCGAACACGACCTGGACCTGATTGCGAACGCGGACCACGTCATCGACCTGGGGTCGGGCGGGGGCGAGGCCGGTGGCCGGATCATCGCCACCGGTACGCCCGACGACGTCGCCGCCAACCCTGCCAGCAGCACCGGCCGCTACCTCAGGGCCTTGCTGCAAGGTGACGGATAG
- a CDS encoding helix-turn-helix domain-containing protein has protein sequence MPADDSSDIHCRLDELLEARGMTLTELSRQVGVSLVNLSVLKNDRAKAIRFSTLTAICNALDCEVGDLLVTVHGA, from the coding sequence ATGCCGGCGGACGATTCTTCCGATATCCACTGCCGTCTTGATGAACTCCTGGAAGCCCGCGGCATGACCTTGACGGAACTGAGCCGGCAGGTCGGTGTCAGCCTGGTGAATCTGTCGGTGCTCAAGAACGACCGGGCCAAGGCCATCCGGTTCTCCACGCTGACCGCGATCTGCAATGCCCTGGACTGTGAGGTGGGGGATCTTTTGGTCACCGTTCATGGTGCATGA